GTAAATGATGTTCACCACGGATTTTCACGGATAACCACACGGATGGCCGCAGATGAAGCTTTCTTTTCATCTGTGAATATCCGTCATAATCCGTCCCGCTTAGCGGGATCCGTGGCCCCCCTCTATAAGTGACCCCTTACTGCTTATCGCCATTGCCTCTTGTATATCAGGAGCCAATCTCATATAATAATCCTGCATTGAAACTGGGGTTATAACCTGGGGGCGGTTTTTGCAGGGAGGTTATATCTCTATCAATGAGGTCCATCCGAAAGAAAAATATATGAAAAGTTCGAGCATATTGTTGCTTCTCTCTCTACCGGTACTCCTGTATTGCAATATCACTGCTGCACGGGCCCAGAACTATGTTGATCTGGAGGCTTCCAAAGTAAATCTCATCGGCGGGGTAAGACTCGCCTATCGCTGCGATTTCAGCACTTACGACTATCAGGGAGTGGCCGTGGACATATACCTCGCGGCGATACACGACCCGATCATTTCGGACGGCCCCTCCAGCGTGAGCGATCTACTCTCAAGCGGCGGCGTTCAGCTCTTCAGGCCCGGGATGCGAAGCACCTATACTTTTACCGGCAGGTTTGCCCTACCCACGTTCAGTAATGTTGTCTTCCCCCCCGCCCCCACCGACGGGTCACTCGTCATTGATACCGTTTCCACGAACACGTACGAGGGTAACTACGCATTGGCGGCGGTATTTACCCACCATGGGAGCGCAGACTTTATCCGCACCGATGGATTCCCTGCAGCGAATTCAAATACATTCACTCCCTTTCAATATCATGCGGTAGTGCTCGCCCGCACCATCCACGTGGGAGATGGCTATGACCCCTATATGGCGAACTGGGAAGTTCCTTACCCCGAGGGGAAAGAGGTGGCGAGAACCTTCGTCCTGAATCCCGCCCCTCAGGGTCAGGCAGTACTGCGGGGGTCTTATTGGGGTACGTACTATACCACAAATCCAATATACATTAATGAAATGCTGGTCGGCTACATCCCGGGCCAGTTCAACGGGAACCACTGGAGCCGGTCATACTTCCGTGTCCCGGGCTCTTTCTTTCGCCAGGGCACAAACCTGGTTACCTTCAAATGCTCCCTGTACGGGGCTACCGGCCACTGGGACAACTACATGGCGAAGGGGTGGGAGCTCTTCTATAACTGAGCCTCTGTGATCTCTACGCCCTCTGCAGCAGGACGATGACAGGCCCGCCGTACAATTTCGTGATTCGCGACGCCCTTGCCAGGTATTCGATCGGCATGAGCACCGGGCGCTTCAGGATCCTGTGCGCAACCAGGGGCAAAAGGAACTGCCCCTCGCTCGATTCCCAGTAGAAGCCGCACTCACGGGCTGCATTCCGGATATCCGCTTTCTTCTGGAGCGTGTAGTCTCTCGTACCGGGCTCTTTTTTCATCTTGAGGCGGTAGAGGAGCGGCTTGAAAAAATTCATGATGTCTTTTGTGACGAAGTCAAAAGATATCTTCTCCCCGGAAACGCGGCAGAGCTCACCCAAGAACAACTTCCAGTCGGAAACATGGGGGAAGGTGCGGAAACTTACCACGATATCAAACTCTCTATCCCTGAAAGGCAATGGATAGAGAGGGCCGGTTTCGGATCTGACATGGAGCGGCGCGAGTTTTTTCAGAGAACCTTCACTGCTGCCATAGGCGGTCACCTCGGCGCCCGCATCGAGGAGCGCACCCGCCAGCTGGCCATGCCCAGCCCCCACATCCAGAACTCTCTTTCCCCTGACATCGCCAAGGAGTAAAAGGAGCAACTCGTTCTGTCGCTTGATGATGAGGCTGCCTATCCTGCCTTTGAACCTCCGGCTGTAGAGTTCGCTTGAGGTGTGCTCATCACAGTACCATGAGAGGTGATCTCTGGTGTTCATGGAGGAAACAGTACCATGCATGATGGAAGCGGTCAATCTGATACGGAGTCCGGGTGTAAGGGGTCACTTTATAGAGGGGGGCCACGGATCCCGCTAAGCGGGACGGATTATGACGGATATTCACAGATCAAAAGAAAGCTTCATCTGCGGCCATCCGTGTGGTTATCCGTGAAAATCCGTGGCGAACAT
This sequence is a window from Candidatus Auribacterota bacterium. Protein-coding genes within it:
- a CDS encoding methyltransferase domain-containing protein; this translates as MNTRDHLSWYCDEHTSSELYSRRFKGRIGSLIIKRQNELLLLLLGDVRGKRVLDVGAGHGQLAGALLDAGAEVTAYGSSEGSLKKLAPLHVRSETGPLYPLPFRDREFDIVVSFRTFPHVSDWKLFLGELCRVSGEKISFDFVTKDIMNFFKPLLYRLKMKKEPGTRDYTLQKKADIRNAARECGFYWESSEGQFLLPLVAHRILKRPVLMPIEYLARASRITKLYGGPVIVLLQRA